In Dermochelys coriacea isolate rDerCor1 chromosome 16, rDerCor1.pri.v4, whole genome shotgun sequence, one genomic interval encodes:
- the PTPA gene encoding serine/threonine-protein phosphatase 2A activator, protein MAESERQKGSPEEAAPPLCQSFMIPKKEIHMVPDMAKWKRSQAYADYIGFILTLNEGVKGKKLTCEYKVSEPIEKLVELLDTLDRWIDETPPVNQPSRFGNKAFRTWYAKLDQEAENLVKTVIPEHLAEAAPEVAVYLKESVGNSTRIDYGTGHEAAFAAFLCCLCKIGVLRVDDQLAIVFKVFNRYLEVMRKLQKTYRMEPAGSQGVWGLDDFQFLPFIWGSSQLIEHPNLEPRHFVDEKVVNENHKDYMFLECILFITEMKTGPFAEHSNQLWNISAVPSWSKVNQGLIRMYKAECLEKFPVIQHFKFGSLLPIQPIAS, encoded by the exons GCTCTCCTGAGGAGGCAGcgcctcccctctgccagagcttCATGATCCCCAAAAAGGAAATACACATGGTACCCGACATGGCCAAGTGGAAACGCTCTCAG GCATATGCAGACTACATAGGCTTCATCCTCACCCTGAACGAAGGTGTCAAGGGCAAGAAGCTAACCTGTGAATACAAAGTATCTGAG CCAATTGAAAAACTGGTGGAGCTCCTGGATACCCTTGACAGGTGGATTGATGAGACCCCACCAGTGAACCAGCCCTCTCGCTTTGGGAATAAGGCCTTCAGGACTTGGTATGCCAAACTAGACCAG GAAGCAGAAAACTTGGTTAAAACAGTGATCCCCGAGCATCTGGCTGAAGCTGCACCAGAGGTAGCCGTGTACCTGAAGGAATCCGTGGGGAACTCCACCCGCATCGACTATGGGACAG GTCACGAAGCGGCATTCGCTGCCTTCCTCTGTTGCCTGTGCAAAATTGGTGTTCTTAGGGTGGATGACCAGCTGGCCATTGTCTTCAAAGTGTTTAATAG GTACCTGGAGGTGATGCGGAAACTCCAGAAAACTTACAGGATGGAACCAGCTGGTAGCCAGGGAGTGTGGGGCCTGGACGACTTCCAATTTCTGCCCTTCATATGGGGCAGTTCCCAACTGATAG aacaccCAAACCTGGAACCTCGGCACTTTGTTGATGAGAAGGTAGTGAATGAAAATCATAAGGACTACATGTTCCTGGAGTGCATCCTGTTCATTACAGAG ATGAAGACTGGCCCTTTTGCTGAGCACTCCAACCAGCTGTGGAACATCAGCGCAGTACCTTCCTGGTCCAAAGTGAACCAGGGTCTCATCCGCATGTACAAGGCAGAG TGCCTGGAGAAGTTTCCTGTGATACAGCACTTTAAGTTTGGCAGCCTGCTTCCTATCCAGCCTATCGCATCTTAA